From a single Miscanthus floridulus cultivar M001 chromosome 8, ASM1932011v1, whole genome shotgun sequence genomic region:
- the LOC136472776 gene encoding anthranilate O-methyltransferase 2-like: MKVERDLHMSRGDGEDSYASNSRLQEKSILKTRPVLHKAVAAAHASSLSSSGGAMVVADLGCSSGPNTLLVVSEVLGAVADRREDLAMAAAGCSQPPATHVQFFLNDLPGNDFNLVFQSLELFKKLAVKDKGDALPPYYVAGLPGSFYTRLFPDRCVHLFHSSYCLMWRSKVPDELAGGAVLNEGNMYIWETTPPAVVALYRRQFQEDFSLFLRLRHRELVSGGQMVLAFLGRKNKDVLRGEVSYMWGLLGQALQSLVKEGRVEKEKLDSFNLPFYAPSVDEVRDVIRQNQAFDITHIQLFESNWDPHDDTEDDGDLVLDDVQSGVNVAKSIRAVIGPLIAHHFGEHVQDDLFELYAKNVAVHLQKVKTKYPVIVVSLKAISCATKNQAS; the protein is encoded by the exons ATGAAGGTAGAGCGCGACCTCCACATGAGCCGGGGCGACGGCGAGGACAGCTACGCCTCCAACTCCAGGCTTCAG GAGAAGTCCATACTGAAGACGAGGCCGGTGCTACacaaggccgtggcggcggcgcaCGCGTCGTCGCTCTCCTCCAGCGGCGGTGCCATGGTGGTCGCGGACCTCGGCTGCTCGTCGGGGCCCAACACGCTGCTCGTCGTCTCCGAGGTGCTCGGAGCGGTCGCCGACCGCCGAGAGGATCTGGCGATGGCCGCCGCCGGCTGCAGCCAGCCCCCGGCGACGCACGTTCAGTTCTTCCTGAACGACCTGCCCGGGAACGACTTCAACCTCGTGTTCCAGTCGCTGGAGCTGTTCAAGAAGCTGGCCGTCAAGGACAAGGGGGACGCGCTGCCGCCGTACTACGTCGCCGGGCTGCCAGGCTCCTTCTACACCCGGCTGTTCCCGGACCGCTGCGTGCACCTCTTCCACTCCTCCTACTGCCTCATGTGGCGCTCCAAGGTCCCCGACGAGCTCGCGGGAGGCGCCGTCCTCAACGAGGGCAACATGTACATCTGGGAGACCACGCCgccggcggtggtggcgctgTACCGGAGGCAGTTCCAGGAGGACTTCTCGCTGTTCCTCAGGCTGCGCCACAGGGAGCTCGTGTCCGGTGGCCAGATGGTGCTGGCGTTCCTCGGCAGGAAGAACAAGGACGTGCTCCGTGGCGAGGTCAGCTACATGTGGGGCCTCCTCGGGCAGGCTCTTCAGTCCCTCGTCAAAGAG GGCCGTGTGGAGAAGGAGAAACTGGACTCCTTCAACCTGCCGTTCTACGCCCCGTCGGTGGACGAAGTGAGGGACGTGATTAGGCAGAACCAGGCATTCGACATCACCCACATCCAGCTCTTTGAGTCCAATTGGGATCCGCACGACGATACGGAGGACGACGGCGACCTCGTGCTCGATGACGTCCAGAGCGGCGTCAACGTCGCTAAGTCCATCAGGGCCGTGATTGGGCCCCTCATCGCGCACCACTTCGGCGAGCACGTACAAGACGATCTCTTCGAGCTGTATGCCAAGAACGTCGCAGTGCACCTCCAGAAAGTGAAGACCAAGTACCCTGTCATCGTCGTTTCCCTGAAGGCGATTAGTTGTGCAACAAAGAACCAAGCCAGCTAG